The DNA window GCTAAGCATGCTGGACTGAGTGCAATTTCAAGCCCTCGCTTACCGGCGCTTACATAAATAGTATCAAAGTCCAATGCGCTTGAGTGTATGTAGGTCTTTAAGCGTTTTTTTTGTCCAAGAGGGCTAACACCGCCCAAAATATACCCCGTACTTGCCTGTACTTTTTGTGGCTCTGCCAGCATTACTTTTTTTACTGCGCAGAGCTTAGCCAATTGCTTTAAATTAATCTGCTGATTAACGGGCGTCACTGCTACAATTAGCTGCTGGTCTGACGTTTCTAACACCAGCGTTTTAAAAACTTGAGCGCTATTAAGGTTTAGCTTTTCAACTGCTTCAAGGCCGTAATTAGTGTTGTTTACATCGTGCTCATAGCTAAGTACGTCAAATTTAATTCGGGATTTTTTTAGCTGTTCTATCGCTGGGGTCATCTGATAAAGTCCTCAATAAATTTCTGATAACTTACCATATTAAACAAAAAAACGGCGCTTAAAGAAGCGCCGTTTTTACCTAAGTTCTGTTGACCCTAATAATTACTTAGTCAGGTCATCAAAAAACTTTTTAACACCGTCAAAAAAGCCTTGCTCTTTTGGACGGTTCTTTGAGCTATCTTTGCCCATGCTTTCTTCAAGTTCTGTTAGCAAGTCGCGTTGACGTTCGTTAAGGTTCACTGGCGTCTCAATCACCACTTTACAAATTAAGTCACCTTGAGCACCACTGCGTACAGACTTAACCCCTTTACCACGCATACGGAACATTTTGCCCGTTTGTGTTTCCGACGGTATTTTAAGTTTTGCACGGCCATCTAATGTTGGCACTTCAATTTCACCGCCAAGGCCTGCTGTAGTAAAGCTAATAGGCACCTCACAGTATAAGTTGTTCGCTTCACGAACAAATATCTTATGTTCACGAACCGACACTTGCACATACAAATCACCTGCTGGTGCACCGTGCATACCAGCTTCACCTTCGCCAGAT is part of the Pseudoalteromonas sp. DL-6 genome and encodes:
- the ybaK gene encoding Cys-tRNA(Pro) deacylase → MTPAIEQLKKSRIKFDVLSYEHDVNNTNYGLEAVEKLNLNSAQVFKTLVLETSDQQLIVAVTPVNQQINLKQLAKLCAVKKVMLAEPQKVQASTGYILGGVSPLGQKKRLKTYIHSSALDFDTIYVSAGKRGLEIALSPACLAGLIQASFGNF